The DNA segment TGCGGATGCAGCTGGAGGATGCCGCCGGGCTGCTGCAGCTGTTCGCCGATGAGGGCTTTGACCGGGTCTGCCACCTGGCCGCCCAGGCCGGGGTCCGCTACAGCCTGGAGAACCCCCAGGCCTACATCAGCAGCAACATCCAGGGGTTTCTGAATATCCTGGAGGCCTGTCGGCAGCATCCGGTACAGCACCTGGTCTATGCCTCCAGCTCCAGCGTGTACGGCAGCAATGAAAAGATGCCGTTCTCCACCAGCGACAACGTGGACCACCCGGTCAGCCTCTACGCCGCCAGCAAGAAGAGTAACGAGCTGATGGCCCACACCTACAGCCACCTGTACGGGATTCCGGCAACCGGCCTGCGATTCTTTACCGTCTACGGCCCCTGGGGCCGCCCTGACATGGCCCCGATGCTGTTCAGCGATGCAATTACCGCCGGGCGGGCCATCAAGGTATTCAACAACGGTGATATGCAGCGCGATTTCACCTATGTGGATGACATTGTCGCCGGGGTCGTGCGGGTGCTGGACGGCGCTCCGGGGGCCGGTGCTGGCAGCCAGGCACCGCACCGGGTCTACAACATCGGGCGCGGCGCCCCGGTCAAGCTGATGGAGTTCATCGCCGTGCTGGAGCGCTGCCTGGGCCGTGAGGCGCAGAAGAACTACCTGCCAATGCAGCCCGGCGACGTTCCCGCCACCTGGGCCGACGTAAGCGACCTGGAACGCGACCACGACTACCGCCCTGCCACCACCGTCGAGGACGGTGTGGCTTCTTTCGTGGCCTGGTACCGGGAGTTCTACGGCTGTTAGCCCGCGCCGGGCGCTTCGGGCGCCCTGGTTGGCCCGGTCGCGGTGGCCTGATCCTGCCGCATTACCCGGTTACCCCGCCGTGTGCACATGCGCGATGTATCAGTTTGATCTGAGAAACTATACAAAAAGTATAATTATCTCAGATCAGATTGATTGCTGCGGCGGTGTTCCCACAGGGGCTGAAAGTAAACATTGCAGCAGAATGCAAGTATGGCCGTTAATTCCGGTCATTCCTGCTTTCGCAGCTGCATGGCCTCGGTGATGTAGCGATAGTCGTTGATCAGCTCTTCGATAAGAACCAGAATTTCGCGTGATTCCGTCATGACTCCTCCTGCAGAGATCTGGCCAGGATGCTTCCGCGCGCCCGGACGCTGCGGGCAAAGGCGTGGTCGCAATCCTCCAGGCTGACCAGATCTACCGGAAACCCGCACTGTTCAACCAGCGGGTAGAGCTGTACGATATCGCCGTGCTCGATTGCCAGATCAATATCGCTGCCGGCGCGATATGACCGCCATGCTTCAAATGTTGATCCAAACCCCCAGACGGTTTCCACCTCGGGGTATTGTATTATCAGCAGGTCTGCCAGGTGCCTGGCGGCATCCTGCGCGGCGGTTCGTTGTGCAGTAAGGGCGCGGCGTTCACGGGTGTTCGCCTGCTGAATACGCCGTGCGACCGCGGCTGGATCTACCATCATGCCTTCAGTATAGGCGCTGCGGTAAAGCCCGGCAAGCAGCGTACGGTGGCGGCTGGGGCAGATGGCGGCTTGGTTTTCGGATTATGGCGTGGTATAGTGCGGCATAAAGACTCAAGGAGCGGGCGATGAAGATTGCGGTTGCGGGTACCGGCTATGTGGGGCTGTCGAATGCGGTGTTGCTGGCGCAGCAGAATACGGTGGTGGCGCTGGATATTGTGCCGGAGAAGGTGGCGCAGATAAATGCGCGGCGCTCGCCGATTGCGGATGCGGAGATCGAGGATTTCCTGGCAAACCGGGAGCTTGATCTTACGGCGACTACCGACAAGGTGGCGGCCTACAGCGATGCGGTGTTTGTGATTATTGCGACCCCGACCGATTACGATCCGAAGACGAACTATTTCAATACCAGAACGGTGGAGGCGGTGATCGCGGATGTG comes from the Spirochaeta africana DSM 8902 genome and includes:
- a CDS encoding NAD-dependent epimerase; its protein translation is MKILVTGASGFIGFHTAVQLLSQGHEVVGLDSNNDYYDVGLKYGRLAELGIDRESAERWSGRPVSEASGASPSARPSADSSPAGGSATAAGPAPAAAPAGAIQPAQSSRYPGFRFVRMQLEDAAGLLQLFADEGFDRVCHLAAQAGVRYSLENPQAYISSNIQGFLNILEACRQHPVQHLVYASSSSVYGSNEKMPFSTSDNVDHPVSLYAASKKSNELMAHTYSHLYGIPATGLRFFTVYGPWGRPDMAPMLFSDAITAGRAIKVFNNGDMQRDFTYVDDIVAGVVRVLDGAPGAGAGSQAPHRVYNIGRGAPVKLMEFIAVLERCLGREAQKNYLPMQPGDVPATWADVSDLERDHDYRPATTVEDGVASFVAWYREFYGC
- a CDS encoding nucleotidyltransferase domain-containing protein; protein product: MMVDPAAVARRIQQANTRERRALTAQRTAAQDAARHLADLLIIQYPEVETVWGFGSTFEAWRSYRAGSDIDLAIEHGDIVQLYPLVEQCGFPVDLVSLEDCDHAFARSVRARGSILARSLQEES